In Pseudomonas sp. DNDY-54, a genomic segment contains:
- the glnA gene encoding glutamate--ammonia ligase, with protein MSKSLQLIKDYDVKWIDLRFTDTKGKQHHVTIPARDAHDEDFFEHGKMFDGSSIHGWKGIEASDMILMPVDETAVLDPFTEEPTLILVCDIVEPSTMQGYDRDPRSIAKRAEEFLKSTGIGDTVFVGPEPEFFIFDEVKFKSDISGSMFKIYSEQGSWMTDQDVEGGNKGHRPAVKGGYFPVPPCDHDHEIRTAMCNAMEEMGLVIEVHHHEVATAGQNEIGVKFNTLVAKADEVQTLKYCVHNVADAYGKTATFMPKPLYGDNGSGMHVHMSISKDGKNTFSGEGYAGLSDTALYFIGGIIKHGKALNGFTNPSTNSYKRLVPGFEAPVMLAYSARNRSASIRIPYVSSPKARRIEARFPDPAANPYLCFAALLMAGLDGIQNKIHPGDAADKNLYDLPPEEGKLIPQVCGSLKEALEELDKGRAFLTKGGVFSDDFIDAYLELKSEEEIKVRTFVHPLEYDLYYSV; from the coding sequence ATGTCGAAGTCGCTTCAACTGATCAAAGATTACGATGTGAAGTGGATTGATCTGCGCTTCACTGATACCAAAGGCAAGCAGCACCACGTCACCATCCCGGCTCGTGACGCTCACGATGAAGACTTCTTTGAACATGGGAAGATGTTCGACGGTTCCTCCATCCATGGCTGGAAGGGCATCGAAGCCTCCGACATGATCCTGATGCCGGTTGATGAAACCGCCGTGCTGGACCCGTTCACCGAAGAGCCTACCCTGATTCTGGTCTGCGACATCGTCGAGCCAAGCACCATGCAGGGCTACGACCGCGACCCCCGCTCGATCGCCAAGCGCGCTGAGGAATTCCTCAAGTCGACCGGCATCGGCGACACCGTATTCGTCGGTCCCGAACCCGAGTTCTTCATCTTCGACGAAGTGAAGTTCAAGTCCGACATTTCCGGCTCGATGTTCAAGATCTACTCCGAGCAGGGCTCCTGGATGACCGACCAGGACGTCGAAGGCGGCAACAAGGGCCACCGCCCGGCCGTCAAGGGCGGCTACTTCCCGGTTCCGCCGTGCGACCACGACCACGAAATCCGTACTGCCATGTGCAACGCCATGGAAGAAATGGGCCTGGTCATCGAAGTGCACCACCACGAAGTGGCCACTGCCGGCCAGAACGAAATCGGCGTCAAGTTCAACACGCTGGTCGCCAAGGCCGACGAAGTTCAGACCCTGAAGTACTGCGTGCATAACGTGGCTGATGCCTATGGCAAGACCGCGACCTTCATGCCGAAGCCGCTGTATGGCGACAACGGTTCGGGTATGCACGTGCACATGTCCATCTCCAAGGATGGCAAAAACACCTTCTCGGGCGAAGGCTATGCGGGCCTGTCCGACACGGCGCTGTACTTCATCGGCGGCATCATCAAGCACGGCAAGGCGTTGAACGGCTTCACCAACCCGTCGACCAACTCCTACAAGCGCTTGGTTCCCGGCTTCGAAGCACCGGTCATGCTGGCCTACTCGGCTCGCAACCGCTCCGCCTCCATCCGTATTCCGTACGTTTCGAGCCCGAAAGCCCGTCGTATCGAGGCGCGCTTCCCGGATCCGGCGGCCAACCCGTACCTGTGCTTCGCTGCACTGCTGATGGCTGGCCTGGACGGCATCCAGAACAAGATTCACCCTGGCGATGCGGCCGACAAGAACCTGTACGACCTGCCGCCGGAAGAAGGCAAGCTGATCCCGCAGGTGTGCGGCAGCCTGAAGGAAGCCCTGGAAGAACTCGACAAGGGCCGCGCGTTCCTGACCAAGGGCGGCGTGTTCTCCGACGATTTCATCGACGCCTACCTCGAGCTCAAGAGCGAGGAAGAAATCAAGGTCCGCACCTTCGTGCATCCGCTGGAATACGACCTGTACTACAGCGTCTAA
- a CDS encoding DUF4124 domain-containing protein, protein MKALTLFALAALALPASAGIYTYTDAQGNRVFTDRPGGRAVEPVDARPVNSMPAPPSRQQSTLREAPPTPGFTYRRVEIIQPEADATLRNNAGDLSVTVTSEPALQPGHLYRLQLDGSPGVPDSSGPAFTLHNIDRGTHQLIVEVIDEQGRTLQRSTPRTFHLLRTSLAQRRMVNPCQKAEYGVRPECPLTDKPKEKKDIPFVPFL, encoded by the coding sequence ATGAAAGCGCTAACGCTGTTTGCCCTGGCCGCGCTCGCACTGCCCGCGAGCGCCGGTATCTACACCTACACCGACGCGCAGGGCAATCGGGTGTTCACCGATCGCCCCGGCGGCCGGGCGGTTGAGCCAGTCGATGCGAGGCCGGTCAACAGCATGCCCGCGCCGCCGTCCAGGCAGCAGAGCACTCTACGAGAAGCACCACCCACGCCCGGTTTCACCTACCGGCGGGTGGAAATCATCCAACCCGAAGCCGACGCCACCCTGCGCAACAATGCGGGTGACTTGTCCGTCACCGTCACCAGCGAGCCCGCATTGCAGCCAGGGCACCTGTACCGGCTACAACTTGACGGCAGCCCGGGGGTGCCCGACAGCAGCGGACCTGCTTTCACGCTGCACAATATTGATCGCGGCACTCATCAACTGATCGTTGAGGTCATCGACGAGCAAGGGCGGACACTGCAGCGCAGTACGCCTCGCACGTTTCATCTGCTTCGCACCTCGCTTGCACAACGGCGAATGGTCAACCCCTGCCAAAAGGCTGAGTACGGCGTTCGCCCCGAGTGTCCGCTGACCGACAAGCCCAAGGAAAAGAAAGATATTCCCTTCGTGCCCTTTCTGTGA
- the trmL gene encoding tRNA (uridine(34)/cytosine(34)/5-carboxymethylaminomethyluridine(34)-2'-O)-methyltransferase TrmL translates to MFHVILFQPEIPPNTGNIIRLCANAGCSLHLIEPLGFELDDKRLRRAGLDYHEYAPLKRHADLPSCLASIGPTRLFAFTTKGSQPFHQVQYRRGDAFLFGPESRGLPPDIRDALPSEHRVRLPMRPDSRSLNLSNTVAVAVYEAWRQLDFALE, encoded by the coding sequence ATGTTCCACGTGATCCTTTTCCAGCCGGAGATTCCGCCGAATACCGGCAACATTATCAGGCTCTGCGCCAACGCCGGCTGCAGCTTGCATCTGATCGAGCCGCTGGGGTTTGAGCTGGACGACAAGCGCTTGCGGCGCGCGGGTCTGGATTACCACGAATATGCCCCTCTCAAACGCCACGCGGACCTGCCGAGCTGCCTGGCGAGTATCGGCCCGACGCGGCTGTTCGCTTTCACCACCAAAGGCTCGCAGCCCTTCCACCAGGTGCAATACCGACGCGGCGATGCGTTTCTGTTCGGCCCGGAAAGTCGTGGGCTGCCGCCAGACATTCGCGACGCATTGCCCAGCGAACATCGTGTACGCCTGCCGATGCGCCCAGACAGCCGCAGCCTGAACCTTTCCAATACCGTCGCCGTGGCCGTTTACGAAGCCTGGCGGCAGCTGGACTTCGCCCTTGAGTAG
- the thiI gene encoding tRNA uracil 4-sulfurtransferase ThiI, producing the protein MKLIVKVFPEITIKSPPVRKGFIRQLAKNIRAVLRDLDPDVRVEGVWDNVEVETALSEPKALHEMIERLRCTPGIAHCLEVHEYPLADLDDIAEKCKAHFADRLVGKIFAVRCKRAGKHPFSSMDIERHVGSRLRQECGAAGISLKAPAMEVRMEIRDQRLFIVHAQHDGIGGYPLGALEQTLVLMSGGFDSTVAAYQMMRRGLMTHFCFFNLGGRAHELGVMEVAHYLWKKYGSSHRVLFISVPFEEVVGEILEKVDNSQMGVVLKRMMLRASTEIAERLHIDALVTGEAISQVSSQTLPNLSVIDSATDMLVLRPLIASHKQDIIDTAFEIGTAEFAKNMPEYCGVISKNPTTKAKRYRIEHEEKQFDMAVLERAMANARQVAIDRVIEELDQDLHVEEVVAASAGQVVLDIRHPDVAEDEPLQLDGIEVQTLPFYAINNRFKELDVNRQYLLYCDKGVMSRLHAHHLLSEGHVNVRVYRPA; encoded by the coding sequence ATGAAGCTGATCGTCAAAGTATTCCCTGAAATCACCATTAAAAGCCCGCCGGTGCGCAAAGGCTTTATTCGCCAGCTGGCGAAAAACATTCGCGCCGTGCTGCGCGACCTCGATCCCGACGTACGGGTGGAAGGGGTGTGGGACAACGTCGAGGTGGAAACCGCGCTCAGCGAGCCGAAAGCGCTGCATGAGATGATCGAGCGATTGCGCTGCACGCCGGGCATCGCTCACTGCCTTGAAGTGCATGAATACCCGCTGGCCGACCTGGATGACATCGCCGAGAAGTGCAAAGCACATTTCGCTGACCGGCTCGTCGGCAAGATTTTCGCGGTGCGCTGCAAACGCGCCGGCAAGCATCCATTCAGTTCGATGGACATCGAGCGGCATGTCGGTAGCCGGCTGCGTCAGGAATGCGGTGCCGCTGGCATTTCGCTGAAAGCGCCGGCGATGGAAGTACGGATGGAGATTCGTGACCAGCGACTCTTCATCGTTCACGCCCAGCATGACGGCATCGGTGGTTATCCGCTGGGGGCGTTGGAGCAAACGCTGGTGCTGATGTCCGGCGGTTTCGATTCCACCGTCGCGGCTTATCAGATGATGCGCCGCGGGCTGATGACCCATTTCTGCTTCTTCAACCTGGGCGGCCGAGCGCATGAGTTGGGCGTGATGGAAGTGGCCCACTATTTATGGAAGAAGTACGGCAGCTCCCATCGCGTGCTGTTCATCAGTGTGCCCTTCGAGGAAGTCGTCGGCGAGATTCTTGAAAAGGTCGACAACAGCCAGATGGGTGTCGTGCTCAAGCGTATGATGCTGCGCGCCTCGACCGAGATTGCCGAGCGGCTCCACATCGATGCGCTGGTCACCGGCGAAGCGATTTCTCAGGTGTCGAGCCAAACACTGCCGAACCTGTCGGTGATCGACTCGGCCACCGACATGCTGGTATTGCGTCCGCTGATCGCCAGCCACAAGCAGGACATCATCGACACCGCGTTCGAGATCGGCACCGCCGAGTTCGCCAAGAACATGCCTGAGTACTGCGGCGTGATCTCCAAGAACCCGACCACCAAGGCCAAGCGCTACCGCATCGAGCACGAAGAAAAGCAGTTCGACATGGCGGTGCTCGAACGCGCCATGGCCAATGCCCGCCAGGTTGCGATCGACCGCGTGATTGAAGAGCTCGACCAGGACCTTCACGTCGAAGAAGTTGTCGCGGCCTCTGCCGGCCAGGTAGTTCTCGACATCCGCCATCCTGATGTTGCAGAGGACGAACCCTTGCAGCTCGATGGCATCGAAGTGCAAACGCTGCCGTTCTATGCGATCAACAACCGCTTCAAGGAGCTGGACGTGAATCGCCAGTACCTGCTGTATTGCGATAAAGGTGTCATGAGCCGCCTGCATGCTCATCATTTATTGAGCGAGGGGCATGTCAATGTGCGCGTTTATCGTCCGGCATAA
- a CDS encoding DUF4124 domain-containing protein: MRIALFSLLLLVVASAHAEIYKYTDDKGNTVFTNQPPEGVAADTVDLPPANTVNIRTPEPPPPLEQETDRQGSEQPYRSLSIGGVPDEQALRANNGTFVVNAQLDPPLKQGHQVRFLLDGIPQAAPSNNTSLQLNNVDRGTHLLEVEVLSGEQVVQRSAEQFTVQRVNTSSPARR, translated from the coding sequence ATGCGTATCGCATTGTTCAGCCTGCTTCTACTCGTTGTGGCGTCAGCCCACGCAGAGATTTATAAGTACACCGATGACAAGGGCAATACGGTGTTCACTAATCAGCCTCCCGAAGGCGTCGCCGCCGACACGGTCGACTTGCCGCCGGCCAACACGGTCAACATCCGCACACCCGAGCCACCACCGCCTCTGGAGCAGGAGACGGATCGTCAAGGCAGCGAACAGCCTTACCGGAGCCTGAGCATCGGCGGCGTGCCCGATGAACAGGCGCTGCGTGCAAATAACGGCACCTTTGTTGTCAACGCCCAGCTCGATCCGCCGCTGAAACAGGGCCATCAGGTCCGCTTCCTCCTCGATGGCATCCCGCAGGCGGCCCCCAGCAACAACACGTCCCTGCAGCTAAACAATGTGGACCGCGGCACGCATCTTCTGGAAGTGGAGGTGCTCAGCGGCGAACAGGTGGTTCAGCGCAGCGCCGAACAATTCACCGTTCAGCGGGTTAACACCTCCAGTCCGGCGCGCAGATGA
- the ntrC gene encoding nitrogen regulation protein NR(I) produces MSQSENVWIVDDDRSIRWVLEKALQQDGMATQSFDSADGVLSRLSRQQPDVIISDIRMPGTSGLDLLKQIREQYPRLPVIIMTAHSDLDSAVASYQGGAFEYLPKPFDVDDAVALVKRANQHAQEQQHLQEPAHQHHTPEIIGEAPAMQEVFRAIGRLSHSNITVLINGESGTGKELVAHALHRHSPRAASPFIALNMAAIPKDLMESELFGHEKGAFTGAANQRRGRFEQADGGTLFLDEIGDMPADTQTRLLRVLADGEFYRVGGHTPVKVDVRIIAATHQDLETLVQAGKFREDLFHRLNVIRIHIPRLSDRRADIPALARHFLASAAQELAVETKLLKHETEEYLQNLPWPGNVRQLENTCRWITVMASGREVHVSDLPPELLNQPADAMPANNWEQALHQWADLALARGQSNLLDEAVPAFERIMIETALKHTAGRRRDAALLLGWGRNTLTRKIKELGMGGDGGDEDEGEDS; encoded by the coding sequence ATGAGCCAAAGCGAAAACGTCTGGATCGTCGACGACGACCGCTCCATCCGCTGGGTACTCGAGAAGGCGCTGCAGCAGGACGGCATGGCCACACAGAGCTTTGACAGCGCCGACGGTGTGCTTTCCCGCCTGTCGCGGCAACAGCCGGATGTCATCATTTCCGATATCCGCATGCCGGGCACCAGCGGCCTGGACCTGCTGAAACAGATCCGCGAACAGTACCCGCGCCTGCCGGTGATCATCATGACCGCGCACTCGGACCTGGACAGCGCGGTGGCGTCTTATCAGGGCGGCGCGTTCGAATACCTGCCCAAGCCTTTCGACGTCGACGATGCGGTCGCGCTGGTCAAGCGCGCCAACCAGCACGCGCAGGAACAGCAACACCTGCAGGAGCCGGCCCACCAGCACCATACGCCAGAGATCATTGGCGAAGCGCCGGCCATGCAGGAGGTCTTTCGCGCCATTGGTCGCCTGTCGCACTCCAACATCACGGTGCTGATCAACGGCGAATCCGGTACCGGCAAGGAGCTGGTTGCACACGCACTGCACCGCCACAGCCCCCGAGCGGCGTCACCGTTCATCGCGTTGAACATGGCAGCGATCCCGAAGGACCTAATGGAATCCGAGCTGTTTGGTCACGAAAAAGGGGCGTTTACGGGCGCGGCCAACCAACGCCGCGGGCGTTTCGAACAAGCGGATGGCGGCACGCTGTTTCTCGACGAAATCGGCGACATGCCGGCCGATACCCAGACCCGCCTGCTGCGCGTACTGGCCGATGGCGAGTTCTACCGGGTCGGTGGGCATACCCCGGTCAAGGTCGATGTGCGCATCATTGCCGCGACGCATCAAGACCTGGAAACACTGGTGCAGGCCGGTAAATTCCGGGAAGACCTGTTTCACCGTCTGAACGTCATCCGCATCCATATCCCTCGCCTGTCGGATCGGCGCGCAGACATCCCTGCATTGGCCCGCCATTTTCTCGCCAGCGCGGCTCAGGAGCTCGCCGTCGAGACCAAGCTGCTCAAGCACGAGACCGAGGAATACCTGCAGAACCTGCCGTGGCCGGGCAACGTACGCCAGCTGGAAAACACCTGCCGCTGGATCACCGTGATGGCCTCCGGGCGCGAGGTACATGTCAGCGACCTGCCACCGGAACTGCTCAACCAACCCGCCGACGCCATGCCAGCAAACAACTGGGAGCAGGCGCTGCACCAGTGGGCCGATCTGGCGCTGGCGCGTGGTCAGTCGAACCTGCTGGACGAAGCCGTGCCGGCCTTCGAGCGCATCATGATCGAGACTGCACTCAAGCACACCGCTGGTCGACGCCGCGATGCGGCCCTGCTGCTGGGTTGGGGTCGCAATACGCTGACGCGCAAGATCAAAGAACTGGGCATGGGCGGCGATGGTGGCGATGAGGACGAGGGCGAAGACAGCTGA
- the typA gene encoding translational GTPase TypA yields MIDNLRNIAIIAHVDHGKTTLVDKLLRQSGTLERGELNDERVMDSNDQEKERGITILAKNTAIRWNEYRINIVDTPGHADFGGEVERVMSMVDSVLLLVDAQDGPMPQTRFVTKKAFEAGLRPIVVINKVDRPGARPDWVLDQIFDLFDNLGATEEQLDFQVVYASALNGIAGLDHTDMAEDMTPLYQAIVDHVPAPKVDMDGPFQMQISALDYNSFLGIIGVGRIARGRVKPNTPVTAIDMHGKKRNGRILKLMGHHGLHRVDVEEATAGDIVCISGMDELFISDTLCDQNHVEAMKPLTVDEPTVSMTFQVNDSPFCGKEGKFVTSRNIKERLDKELLYNVALRVEEGDSADKFKVSGRGELHLSVLIETMRREGFEMAVGRPEVIIREVNGAKHEPFENVTIDIPEEAQGKVMEEMGLRKGDLSNMVPDGKGRVRLEYNIPARGLIGFRNQFLTLTNGAGILTSIFDRYDVMKSGHMSGRQNGVLVSVETGKALTYSLETLQARGKLFVEHGQEIYNGQIVGLNSRDNDMGVNPTKGKKLDNMRASGKDETIALVPPVRFTLEQALEFIQDDELCEVTPKSIRLRKKILDEGERNRAAKKAKA; encoded by the coding sequence GTGATCGATAATCTTCGCAACATCGCCATCATTGCTCACGTTGACCATGGCAAAACTACCCTGGTCGACAAGCTCCTGCGTCAGTCCGGCACCCTGGAGCGCGGCGAGCTCAATGACGAGCGCGTGATGGACTCCAACGACCAGGAAAAAGAGCGCGGGATCACCATCCTGGCCAAGAACACCGCCATTCGCTGGAACGAATACCGCATCAACATCGTCGACACTCCCGGTCACGCCGACTTCGGCGGTGAAGTCGAGCGCGTGATGTCGATGGTCGACTCCGTGCTGCTGCTGGTCGACGCCCAAGACGGCCCGATGCCGCAAACCCGCTTCGTGACCAAGAAAGCCTTCGAAGCCGGCCTGCGTCCGATCGTGGTAATCAACAAGGTCGACCGTCCGGGCGCGCGTCCTGACTGGGTCCTGGACCAGATCTTCGACCTGTTCGACAACCTGGGCGCCACCGAAGAGCAGTTGGATTTCCAGGTCGTCTACGCCTCGGCCCTGAACGGCATCGCCGGTCTGGATCACACCGACATGGCCGAAGACATGACCCCGCTATACCAGGCGATCGTCGACCACGTACCGGCCCCGAAAGTCGATATGGACGGTCCGTTCCAGATGCAGATCTCCGCGCTGGACTACAACAGCTTCCTCGGCATCATCGGTGTTGGCCGCATTGCCCGTGGTCGCGTCAAGCCGAACACTCCTGTTACCGCCATCGACATGCATGGCAAGAAGCGTAACGGCCGGATTCTGAAGCTCATGGGTCACCACGGCCTGCACCGTGTCGACGTTGAAGAAGCCACCGCTGGCGACATCGTCTGCATCAGCGGTATGGATGAACTGTTCATCTCCGACACCCTGTGCGACCAGAACCACGTCGAAGCGATGAAGCCGCTGACCGTTGACGAGCCCACCGTTTCCATGACCTTCCAGGTGAACGATTCGCCGTTCTGCGGCAAGGAAGGCAAGTTCGTCACCAGCCGTAACATCAAAGAGCGTCTGGACAAGGAGCTGCTGTACAACGTGGCCCTGCGTGTTGAAGAAGGCGACTCGGCTGACAAGTTCAAGGTCTCCGGCCGCGGCGAGCTGCACCTGTCGGTCCTGATCGAAACCATGCGTCGCGAAGGCTTCGAAATGGCCGTAGGCCGTCCAGAAGTGATCATCCGCGAAGTCAACGGCGCCAAGCATGAGCCGTTCGAAAACGTCACCATCGACATCCCTGAAGAAGCGCAGGGCAAGGTCATGGAAGAGATGGGCCTGCGTAAGGGCGACCTGAGCAACATGGTGCCAGACGGCAAGGGCCGTGTTCGCCTGGAGTACAACATTCCGGCCCGTGGTCTGATCGGTTTCCGTAACCAGTTCCTGACCCTGACCAACGGCGCAGGCATCCTGACCTCGATCTTCGACCGCTACGACGTGATGAAGTCCGGGCACATGTCCGGCCGTCAGAACGGCGTGCTGGTATCGGTCGAGACCGGCAAGGCATTGACCTACTCGCTGGAAACCCTGCAGGCGCGCGGCAAGCTGTTCGTCGAGCACGGCCAGGAAATCTACAACGGTCAGATCGTCGGCCTGAACAGCCGTGACAACGACATGGGCGTGAACCCAACCAAAGGCAAGAAGCTCGACAACATGCGCGCTTCGGGCAAGGACGAAACCATCGCCCTGGTCCCGCCGGTCCGCTTCACCCTGGAGCAGGCACTGGAGTTCATCCAGGACGACGAGCTCTGCGAAGTGACCCCGAAGTCGATCCGTCTTCGCAAGAAGATCCTCGACGAAGGCGAGCGCAACCGCGCTGCGAAGAAAGCCAAGGCTTGA
- the glnL gene encoding nitrogen regulation protein NR(II), with protein sequence MINEALQRLLIENLTTATLLLDSRLRLEYMNPAAEMLLAVSGQRSHGQFISELFTESSEALAALRQAVEQAHPFTKREATLTSTNGQTLTVDYAVTPMLTRQETMLLLEVLPRDRLLRITKEEAQLSAHETTKMLVRGLAHEIKNPLGGIRGAAQLLARELPEEHLKDYTEVIIEEADRLRNLVDRMLGSNKLPSLSMINIHEVLEHVASLIEAECQGSLILVRDYDPSIPEVLLDREQMIQAVLNIMRNAMQALAGQCELGLGRLTLRTRTLRQFTIGHVRHRLVARIEIIDNGPGIPAELQNTLFYPMVSGRPDGTGLGLAITQNIISQHQGLIECESHPGHTAFSIFLPLEQGVPSV encoded by the coding sequence ATGATCAACGAAGCCCTACAGCGCCTGCTGATCGAGAACCTGACCACCGCGACGCTGCTGCTCGACTCGCGGTTGCGGCTCGAATACATGAACCCGGCGGCCGAGATGCTGCTCGCTGTGAGCGGTCAGCGCAGCCACGGCCAATTCATCAGCGAGCTGTTCACCGAGTCATCCGAAGCCCTCGCGGCCCTACGGCAGGCCGTCGAGCAAGCCCATCCCTTCACCAAACGCGAAGCCACATTGACGTCGACCAACGGCCAGACGCTCACGGTGGATTACGCCGTCACGCCCATGTTGACCCGTCAGGAAACCATGTTGCTGCTCGAGGTGCTGCCGCGTGACCGCCTGCTGCGGATCACTAAGGAAGAGGCGCAACTGTCCGCGCATGAAACAACCAAGATGCTGGTGCGCGGCCTCGCTCACGAGATCAAGAACCCGCTCGGGGGCATCCGTGGCGCGGCGCAGTTGTTGGCGCGTGAGTTGCCCGAGGAGCACCTGAAGGACTACACCGAGGTGATCATCGAGGAGGCCGATCGCTTGCGAAACCTGGTCGACCGGATGCTCGGCTCCAACAAGCTGCCGTCGCTGTCGATGATCAACATCCACGAAGTGCTCGAACATGTGGCCAGCCTGATCGAGGCGGAATGCCAGGGCAGCCTCATTTTGGTGCGCGACTACGACCCGAGCATTCCCGAGGTGTTGCTCGATCGCGAGCAAATGATTCAGGCGGTGCTCAACATCATGCGCAACGCCATGCAGGCGCTGGCCGGCCAGTGCGAGTTGGGCCTCGGCCGACTGACACTGCGCACCCGCACCCTGCGCCAATTCACCATTGGCCATGTCCGGCATCGCCTGGTTGCCCGTATCGAGATCATCGACAACGGACCGGGCATTCCCGCCGAGTTGCAGAACACCCTCTTCTATCCAATGGTCAGCGGGCGCCCGGACGGCACCGGCCTTGGCCTGGCCATTACCCAGAACATCATCAGTCAGCACCAAGGACTGATTGAGTGCGAGAGCCATCCTGGCCATACCGCGTTCTCGATCTTCCTGCCGCTGGAACAAGGAGTCCCATCCGTATGA